Below is a genomic region from Candidatus Thermoplasmatota archaeon.
GCAAACCTCGGTACATGCTTTGCATATGATTTGATGTCTTTATTACTCATCAATTCTTTCATTAATGTTCCCATGTCAAGTTTTTTATTTTCTGCAAGTTCTGTTGCTTTCTCTGCTACAGTCCATTTCCATGAAGGCGAGGTGTAAATAAAAATTTTTGAAGGTTTTATCTTTGTAACATCCAGTATTTCTTTGATATCTTCCACGGTTTTTATCAACAGCTGCTCGCTTCTCAATACTTCCTCATTTACTGGCTTTTCTTCGGGAAATAAATCTTCAGATACAAAACCTTCCTTGCCAAGATTTTCCCACATCTCTTCCGCAATGTGTGGCGTGAAGGGGCACATCATTTTTATCCAGTCCCCCATCAATTTTTTAACCACCCTGCTGTTTTTTCCTCCTCTTTCCATATACCATTGAAAGGTGTTATAAATATCAAAAAATATGATGTTTGCAGCCTTCCTTAATTCATAATTTTCCATCGCTCTTTTTATATCCCTAATTTTCTGGTTGAGCATTGCTTCCAGCCAGTCGTCTATGCTGCTTTCCTCCTCCTTTTGTATTCCGAGCAGATGGTCATGCATATTCCAGAGCTTGGCAAGTCTGCTCCTATAATTTTCTACCTTATTGTTGTCCCATTCTACGTCAACATACGGAGAGCCGATATGGGCATAATAGAGGCGCATTGCATCTATGCCATAGAGAGTGGCAGCATCTGGTATGGGTACTGCCCCTCCTTTTGATTTTGAAATTTTTTCTCCACTTTTCTGTATTATCCACCAGTTGACGAATATGCCTTTGGGCCAATGCTCTGCTTCCATGATTGCAACATGATTCATTATGAAGACAGGGAAATGAACGGTCTTATGCTCCTTTCCTCCGAGGTTTATATCTACGGGATACCAGTAAAGAAAGTCATCTCTGATTTCCTTCCACATCGAATTTTTTTCTTTTCCTCTGCCCAGAAAAACATAATCAAAGAATTCATTGTCCATGTCATCTGTCTTTAGCCTTCTCTCATTTACATATTTTGATATGACGTAGTATGCTGGGTAAAGTGCCGAATCGGAAATGGGCTCGATAATCCACTCCTTTTTGAACGGAAATTCTGTTCCAAGCCATGAGCCCTGCCGGATGCATGCCCTGTCTTTAAACCAATCCAAAACTTTTGGCAATTCCTGCTTATATTCTTCAGGATATATGTCCATGCTTGCAGCATGCTCTTTACTCATTCCGGTCAATTCTTCATCACTATAGCGGATAAACCACTGATCTGGCACAATTTTTATTATGACTTCGTTGCCGCATCGGCAGACAACACGCTTTGAAAATTCCCTCATAATGGATGCCTTCCCTTCCTCGATGAGCATATTCTTCACCGAATCTTTTATTTCAGAAATTTTTATGCCCGCATATTCTCCACAACTTTCATTTAACGTTCCTTTGTGAAATTCTTCCTTATATACTTCCTGTGTAGCTTTTTCCAATGCATCTTCTTCATTCTGATTCTTTATCCCCATTTTCTCTACAACTTCCTTTGCAGGAATGGTGTGTCCCCTAACAGAAATGATGACAATCGGCTCAATATCTGATTGCAAATCTTTTAATGCGATGTAGTCATACGGGGCATGGGCTGGAACGGACATGACAATACCCGTAGCCACGTTGGGATCGGCAAATGTAGCCGGTAAAATTGGGACTTTCCTTTCCACTACTGGAACGGTGCATTTCTTTCCGACGAGTTCTTTCCCGGAAACGGTTCCAATCGCCTCCACTTCCTTGTTCATCTGATTAGAAATTTTTTGGCTACCCTGCTCTGAGAGAATCCACTTTTCATTGCCCACCATGGTTATAACGTACTCTTCATCGGGATTAATCCACATGTTTGTAACCCCGAATATTGTTTCCGGGCGGAGCGTGGCAGCTGGTAAAATCATATCATCCATCTGGAATTTTATGACGGTAAACTCGAGAATTTCTGCATCTCCCCCTTCCGATATGTCTGTCTCCGACTTGTCCACCGCTACAGGCCCGCAATTCGGACAAAAAGGAGCGAAGTGGGGCTTCTGAATCAACAATCCTTTATCTTTTAATTTGTGAAACTGCCACTCTATGAATTTTTTGTAGCCCGGCGAAATAGTATCCATGAGTCGTGAATAGTCTATAAAAAATCCAAAGGGTTTCCAGTAATCTTCAACGTACACCTTACTGAAGTATCTCACAACCTCTTCCGGGTCGGAAAGTTTTTTTATTACATCATCAGGGCATCTGTTATCCCTCAAATATTTGAGCATACCAGACTCTTTCCTGGCCACTTTCTTCGCCAGGCTTACGGTGGGCAGCCCGGATGCATGAAAGCCAGCCGGGAAACAGACGCTATAGCCTGTCATTCTCTTGTATCTTGCGATAATATCTGCATAGGCAAACCCTCTCATGTGCCCGACATGGAGATATCCAGAAATGCCCGGATACGCAAAATGTATGAAGAATTTTTTTCCATCTTTTTTCGCCTTATAAAGCCCTGCCTTAAACCATCTTTCCTGCCATTTTTTTTCTATGGCCGTGAAGTCTACCATCAGGATGCTATAATGGAGTGATTTATATAAGAGTTGTGAATAAAAAGGGAGTTCTGTTAAGTTCGAGGTAAATTT
It encodes:
- the leuS gene encoding leucine--tRNA ligase → MVDFTAIEKKWQERWFKAGLYKAKKDGKKFFIHFAYPGISGYLHVGHMRGFAYADIIARYKRMTGYSVCFPAGFHASGLPTVSLAKKVARKESGMLKYLRDNRCPDDVIKKLSDPEEVVRYFSKVYVEDYWKPFGFFIDYSRLMDTISPGYKKFIEWQFHKLKDKGLLIQKPHFAPFCPNCGPVAVDKSETDISEGGDAEILEFTVIKFQMDDMILPAATLRPETIFGVTNMWINPDEEYVITMVGNEKWILSEQGSQKISNQMNKEVEAIGTVSGKELVGKKCTVPVVERKVPILPATFADPNVATGIVMSVPAHAPYDYIALKDLQSDIEPIVIISVRGHTIPAKEVVEKMGIKNQNEEDALEKATQEVYKEEFHKGTLNESCGEYAGIKISEIKDSVKNMLIEEGKASIMREFSKRVVCRCGNEVIIKIVPDQWFIRYSDEELTGMSKEHAASMDIYPEEYKQELPKVLDWFKDRACIRQGSWLGTEFPFKKEWIIEPISDSALYPAYYVISKYVNERRLKTDDMDNEFFDYVFLGRGKEKNSMWKEIRDDFLYWYPVDINLGGKEHKTVHFPVFIMNHVAIMEAEHWPKGIFVNWWIIQKSGEKISKSKGGAVPIPDAATLYGIDAMRLYYAHIGSPYVDVEWDNNKVENYRSRLAKLWNMHDHLLGIQKEEESSIDDWLEAMLNQKIRDIKRAMENYELRKAANIIFFDIYNTFQWYMERGGKNSRVVKKLMGDWIKMMCPFTPHIAEEMWENLGKEGFVSEDLFPEEKPVNEEVLRSEQLLIKTVEDIKEILDVTKIKPSKIFIYTSPSWKWTVAEKATELAENKKLDMGTLMKELMSNKDIKSYAKHVPRFAQKIIKDVSRGNKFARVDETGYLKNAKGFLRKELNAEVEIFSADDDVPDPGNKKAKAEPLRPAIYAE